CCTCCAGCATCAGGACACCTCCCCAACCGCCGGACGGCCGTGCGGGCTGTGCCGGGCTGTCCGTACCGAGTTCGTCACCAGCACGGTACCCACATGGACGCCAGGCTGAGGGGCCTCAGGCGGATTGTTGCTGTGCTGCCGTAACCGCAGAGGATGGTCGGCGGTTGGCGGGACATGAAGAAGATCATCTCTGTTGCCGCCCTGGCCCTCACGAGCCTGGCCCTGGCTACCCCTGCACACGCCGATAATGACAGCAACTTCGGGCAGGGGGTGAACGCCGCGAACAACTGGAACTTCAGTGCCGCTGCCGTCTGTTTCCAGGAGCTGGCGGTCGTTCCTGTGGGTGGCGCGTGGGACGGCAGCACCGTCAACCACTGCGTCAACGGCAACGTCCTCAACCACAGCGGCTGATCGTTCGGCAGGTCTCTGTTCCGATTCGGGACAGGGTGGGTGGACTGCCAGGCCGGTTACGGCCTCATTCAGATGGGTCGCGCCCAGCGGGAAGCAGGCGGTGGCACGAAGGGGCGGCGCTTCCTTGCCCTGGGCGGGTGGCTCTGACACGAACGGCAGCCGGAGATGATCCCGGCTGCCGTTGTGTTCTCCGAGGTTCCCAGGCGAGCCCACTGTCGGGGCGACTGGTGTTACGGGTTCAGCCGCCTGGGGCTGGTGTTACTGCTTGCCGGGGACAAGGCCGTTCATCACGTAGGCGAGGCGCTCGATGTCGGAGGGGCCTTCGTGGGGCCGGTGGGTGATCACGTCTCCGAGCGTGAAGTCCTCGTTGGGCTGATCGTCGTACGGGGCCAGGACGATGTTCAGTCCGGCGGTTCCCATCTTCTTCTGGATCTCGGTGTCGATGAGGAGACGGACCTCGAGGGTTGCTTCGAGCTCGTCCCGGTTGGCCAGGAGGACGGTGGCCTGTTCCTCGTCGGTGAAGGGGCGGCCGTCGTAGTGGGAGAAGGTTCCGGTGTCGGGATGGATCCGGAAGTCGGTGTCGATGAGCAGGGTGAAGATGTCGGCGCGGAGGTAGGAATCGGTTTCGGGCAAGGGTGTTCTCCTCACATGGTGGGGTGGGTGCTGATAGATCCATGGTGCGGAGAATCCCCGGTTAGGCTAACCGGGGATTCTCGGCTATGTTTCGCCGTCCGATCTGTGGCTTAGCGTCGTCGGACAGGCGCGTTTGCGGTGCTGGCTCCCAGCGCCTCGGCCGGCCCTGGCGCGGCAGCATCGCGCTTGAGTCCGACAACGGCCAGGTACTCGGGATGCGGGTCGGCGGGCAGATCGGTCATCCTCCGTACGCGCCACACCAGTACGTCGCTGACTGACTCTGCGGTGCCCAGCTCGCGGCGTCCTGCTGCGTCGGCAAGGAGGGCGGCGGAGATGTGGCCGGCGGCCTCGGCGTCGGCGAGCGTGGCAGCGAGGGACGGCCAGCCGGGCTCAGCCAGTACCTGCTCAGCCAGCTGGGGCATCGCCGCCCGCACGGCGGCGGCCTGTCTCTCCAGCAACGGGCGGGCGAGGTTCCGGCCGCGCTGGTGGAGGACGGCGAGCGGCTGCTCGGCGGCGACCCGGTAGGCGCTGCGTAGGTGCTCGGCGGCCTGGTGGGCCGCTTCGGCCTGCTGGGCGTGACCCTTCCTGGCGTGCCAGTGCGCGGCGGCGGTGATCAGGAACAACAGCACGTCGATGGCCATGGCCGTAGTGGCGCCGTCCTCGCCGCGCCCGAGGGCAGGCCCGCCGCGGACGAGTTCGCGGGCGGCCTGCCGCAATGCCTGGTCGTGTCCGCGTGCGGCGCGGATGTGGGAGCGGGTGGCACGCTCGAATGCCCAGGCGGCCTCTCGTAGTTGGTGGCGGGTGTGGGCGGCGGAGGTCTTGGCGAGCGCGTCGAGGACTTCTCCGGCGGCGCTTATGTGCGCGGCGGCGACGGCGTCTTCGCCGTTGTGGACGAGGAGGACCGCATCTGAGAGCGCAGCTGCTGCATGCCGACGTGCGGCGGACGGTGCCATCGGCCCGGGAGGCGGTGGAGATTCGGGCTGGTCCATGGACCAGCGTTCGCGGATCCGGGGCAGGGAGAGGTCGGGGGCGAGGCGGGCGCCGGGGTAGTAGACGGGCTCGCCGTCCTTGTTGCGGTCGTCGGGCAAGGCGACCTTGTAACCGAGCAGGTCGCCGGAGGGAGCGACGCGCTTCTTGACTAGGAGGCCGGCGGCGGCCAGGCGGTCGAAGAACTCCTCGTCGCCGGTCGCGCCGGCCACGGCCCGTCGTACGGTCTCGCGGAGTTCCTCGCGGGCGGTGCGCTCGCGTCCCTGCCGTTCGGCCTTGTGCCGTTCGGCGCTGGTGGGCCGCTGGGCAGCGGTGCCGTCGCCGGGCGCGACCTGGTGCAGGCCGAGTTCTTTCTCGATGAGCCGGGCCTCGGCCTGGGCACGTTTGCCGGAGCGGAAGTCGTCGGGCCGGGTGCCGTCCTCGCACACGAGGGTGGCGACGATGTGGATGTGATCGTCTGCGTGCCGTACGGCGGCCCAGCGGCAGCCGGGCTGCCCCTCGCCCGGGTCGATCCCGGTGGCGGCGACGATCCTGCGGGCCACCTCGGCCCACTCCTCGTCGGACAGCATCCGGTCGCCGGGCGCGGTGCGGACGGAGGTGTGCCAGACGTGCTTGGCGGGACGGGCGTGCTCCGGCAGCGCCTGGACTGGCTGGTCCAGGAGCCGCTGGAGCGCCTTCAGCGTGGCGCCCGGGTCGCGGCCCGGATCGGGGGCCATGCCGTCGAACGAGGCGACCAGGTGCGGGTCGACGTGCTCCTCGCGCTTGCCGGGGCCGTAGAGGTAGGCGAGCAGGCCGATGGTCCGGTCGCCGGGCGGGTTGATGCTGGGGATCACGCCGCCTGCCGTCGTTCGAGGATGCTGGTCGCGGCGGCGTGCACGGCGTCGGCGGCTCGCCGGACCGCGGCGGTGGCGGCCTCCAGCTGAGGTGTGTCCGCGCCTGAGTTGAGGGCCTTCACAGCCTGATTGAGGTTGCTGCCGGCCCAGCCGAGCTTGCGCCGGCTGTCGAACAGCGCGGTGAGCATGTCGCGCTCGGTGGCGATCTCAGCGCTGGTGCGGCCGAGGTCGCGGGCTGCGGCGAGGGCGGCACGGGCGAGGAAGCCGGCGACGGTCAGATGGCACTGGGCGGCGGCGGTGGCGACGAGCGCGTACTCGTCGTCGTTGAAACGGGCCGAATGCTGATGATGGCGCTTCTTCGCGGGCGGCTGACGCGGACGCTGACGGGCACGGCGCTCGCGACGGCGGGACTTCGGCTTCTCCTCCTTCCCCGGCTTCGATCCGCCCTCGGTCGAAGCCTCCAGGACCTGCGCCCCCTGGTGCAGGTCCTCTCCCGTCCCTTCGGGGGCGGGTACGGCGGAAGCACTGCTTCCGCCCCAACTTGCTCCGCCCGGGACAGGGTTGGTGGCCACCAACGGCTGGTTGGTGGGGGCCTCGGTGTGGCTGTCGTGCATCGGGGTGTTCCTTCGGAGTGAGTGCTGGAGGGGCGCCCGTGTAGGCATGGGGTGACAGGAGTGTCAGGCGGTGGCCGCCAGATTCTTGGTGGTGGCCGCTTCCTTCAGGACGGTGTCGGCGGCCTTCTGGGCTCGGGCCCTGTCGACGGTGTAGCCCTGGGCACGGGCGGTGCGCTCCAGGTCGGTCCGGCGGACGGTGCCGGTCTCGTAGCGCATCTGGCGGGCGAGCTCCAGGAGGTACGCGTCAGAGGCGCTGGCCTTGCGCCCGCCAGGTTTTGGCGTCGCTTTCCTCGGCGGTGTGGCGGTGGCGGGAGGCGGCGCCGTGGCGGTCGTGGCGGGGGAAGCCGGTGCGGCGGGCGGCTTCGGCTCTGGCGTGGCGGTCGGCTGCGCCAGGCGCTGCTTAGCGGGTATGGCGGTGGCGGCGGACTTGGCAGCGGGCGGTGGCGGTCCGCCACTGGGTGCCTTGGCGGTTGGCGGTTCGGCCGCCATCGCCTTGTTGGCGGCGAGGTGGCGGTTGATGACGAGGTAGAGGTGGACGGCGCCGGCGAGGGCGAGTGGGGCGATGGCGGACAGGGCGCCGACGGTGGCGTTGTTGAGATGGAGACGGGCCTGTTCGTTCAGGCGGATGGCGTGCAGGGCGTTGGCCCAGATGCTGGTGCCGGTCGCCAGGGTGACGAGCGTCCACACGTACAGGCGGGAGCGGAGAGGGGCGGTGCGCAGGATGAGCAGGGCAGTGACGCCCAGCGCGATGAAGCCGTCGATGACGAGGGGGAAGAGGTAGGTCAGCGGTCCACTGATGTGGGCGGCGACGGCCATTTGCCGCAGGGCGTCGTAGGAGAGGACGAAGCCGACGGCGGCGATCAGGGTGATCCCCATGAGGAGGGGACGGCCTCGCCGTTCGAAGGCGGGGCGTATCGGGGCAGGGGAGGGCAAGAGCAGGAATCTCCGGTGTGGTGCAAGGGGGCGGGATGGGCGCTGTCGGGGTCAGGCGACGGGCTTCTGACGGCGGCGGTCGTCGCCTTCGAGGGTGACGCGTTCGGTCATCTGGGCCAGGCGGGAGGCGACGCGGTCGCCGAGGGCTGCCCGCAGGGTGTCGGTGGTGAGGTTGCTGGTGATCAGGGTGGGGCGCAGGTGCTCGTACCGGTGGTTGATCAGCCGGTAGGTGAGCTCCTCGGTCCACTCGCTGGTCTTCGCTGCGCCGAGGTCGTCCAGGAGCAGCAGCGGGCAGCGCATCAGGCTCTGCAGGTCGCGCTCGCTGTCGAACCCGGGGCGGGGGCGCAGGCGGGCGTAGAGGTCGGCGGCGGTGACGGCTTCCCAGCGCAGGCGGACCCCAGCAGCCAGCAGGCTGCGGATCGCCCCGTATGCCTGGTGGGTCTTGCCGGTGCCGGTCGGGCCGACGATCCGCAGCGAGGGGCCCTCCGCGATGCCCGGGGCGCCGCCGGGGCCGGGGCGTCCGGCGCGGGCGATCGCGTCCGCCCAGGCGGTGACCTGGGGGTGGTCGGCTAGGGCGTGGCGGAAGCGCGCGGGGATACGGGCTTCCGCCTGTTCCAGTGCGGTGACCGGCTCAGGTGCCGGCTCCTGGGCGGCGGCGTCGGGAGCGATGCCGCGCTGGGCCAGGATGTCGCCGAGTCGGCTGGTGATCCGGGCGGGCTGCTGCGGAGCGCGGGTGAGGGCGGTGGTGGTCAGAGGTCGCCTCCGTAGGCAGCGGCGGTGTTGGTGGGGTTGGTCCATGGCTGGTGGGCGGCGGCGGGGGTGGCGTTCATGGCCTCGTGGACGAGGCTGGGCAGGGTGCTGGGGTGCAGGCCCTTGGCGCGGTGACGGTTGAGGCCGGCGCGGATGTGGTCCGGGGCGATGCCCTCGTTGAGGAGCTTCTTCACCTCGTGGCCGAGGTGGCTGAGCACGTCCTGCGGCGGGCGGTGAGCGCATCCGGCGGCGTACTCGCCGATCAGGTCCTTCGTCGAGACCGAGTCGGGCGCGGGGGGCGCTTGCGCCCCCAACGGGGTAGATCCTAGATCCCTGTTCCTAGGTCCTAGATCCGGACAGTGAGGGCTCACGGAGGGTTCGGTGAGCCCTCCCTGCGGCTGCGGTGAGTGCTCACGGAACCGACTCTGACCTGCGGATTCGTTGTTCACGGAGGGCTCCGTGAGTCCTCCCGGACGACTCGCGGAAGTCTCCGCGAGGGCTCCCTGTACCTGCGGTGAGGGCTCGCGCGGAATCCCGAGATCGTGGTGCGGGCACGGGGGAGTGCGGACGCCGCTGGGCCGGTTGATCTTCTGGTGCTGGGCGAAGGTGACGATGTGCAGGTACCGCTTGCCGTCCCCGCCCTCGTACCGGCAGATCAGCCCGGCACCGTGGAGCTGGATCAAGTCGTCCTCGACCGCCTCCGGGCCGTGCTCGCGGCGCAGCGACCACAGCTGGCCGGCGATGACGGCGGCCTGGTCGCGGAACCGGCCCTGGTCGTCGGCCTGGGTGAGCAGCCCGAAGAAGGTCCGCTCGGCGGACAGCGACACCGCCGCGAGGGACTCGGACGAGAACGCCTCGGGCTTGATGGTGCGGATACGGGCGATGGCGATCGACCGCCTTTCAGGGAGAGGGCTGGGGAATCCGGCGGTGCCGGGGTGCATGGCCAACACAGCCACACCTGGGGCGCAGAAGTCCAGACTTTGCACTGGAATTCCGTACAGCCCGGCGGCATGTCGCGTCGGCGAGTCCCGCAACTGTAGGGCCGAATTACCGGTCACCGAAATCGCCGCCGGAAATCGCCGGGTGATTTGCATCGCTCACGGCAGACAGGAATGCCCTTCCGGACCGGCCGGCGCGCAAGCTACAACACCACCCATGCCGCCACGCCCCCTCGTCATCGGACCCGCCGGACACGCCGCCGCCCACGCCATCGAACGCACCCGCACCGCCCGCGGCTACTCCCAGCGCCAGCTCGCCGCCCGCGTCACCGCACTCGGCCGGCCCATGACCTTCACCGCGCTCTCCCGCATCGAACGCACCGTCCGCCGCTGCGACATCGACGACCTCGTCGCCATCGCCGCAGCCCTCGGAATCGCCCCGCAAGCCCTTCTCGCCGGCGCCCTCACACCCTCATGGGTGGCCGGGGCGGGCGAAATATAGCCGACGATCCCCGGTTAGGGAAACCGGGGATTCTCCGGATCATTGTGGGTCCCGGAACGCCCGTTGTGCCGGTCCCTGTCAGAAGTCTGCCCACATCCCCAGAAGAAGCCTTACTTGATCCGCCTACGCGCCGATTTCAGATCCCCCCGCCGTGTACGTGTAGTCCCGCTCGTTTCCTCTTCTGTTCCGCTCGGAGATTCCGGCCGTACGTAGAAGCCCTATTCGGCGACCTCGCGGCATCGGCTGGGCTTGTTGCCCCCCGCCCCAGCTAGATCTCTCAATTCTCGTCGCTCTTTCTCCCGCAAAGGAACCGCCTATGGCCCCGCGCCTGCTGTCCATACCTGCCGTCGCCGCAGCCCTGGACGTCGACCGCCGAACGGTCTACCGCTTCATCGCCGCCGGCGAGCTGCCTGTCGTCGACCTGCGCACAGGACCGACTCGCTCTCGCGTTCGCGTCCCCGCCGCGAGCCTGGACGACTTCATCAACAGCCGGGCGGTCCCCTCGCCCGCGCGACGCCGCTGACCAGGACCAAGCCCGTCCGTACGCGAAACAGGAAGGACCGGAACCACGTACCTCCGGAAGCTGAAGTCCGGCAAATGGCAGGCGACCGTCCGCAACCGGGCTGGAGACCGGTTCAGCGAGTCGTTTCCCCTCAAGGCACAGGCCCGTGCCTGGGGCGCCGAGATGGAGACCCAGTTCGCCCGCGGAAGCATGCGGGACCCCCGAGCCGGCGAAATGGCGTTTCACGAGTGGCATGCCCGCTGGTGGCAGGCCCGCGTCGTCGAGCCCCACACGCTGCGCGGCGACGCCTCCAGCATCAAGAACCACGTGCTGCCCCACTGGGCCGACTGGGAGATGCGGGCCATCACCCGCATGGACGTCCAGAGCTGGATCCGCGGACTGGTCGAGAAGGGGGTCGGTGCCTCGGCGACCAAGAGGGCCTACAACCTGCTGTCGTCCATCATGCGTACGGCCGTCGACGACGATGTCATCGCGGTCAGCCCCTGCCGGAACATCGACCTGCCGCAGATCGCGATCAAGCCCCCGCAATGGTTCACCCTC
The DNA window shown above is from Streptomyces vietnamensis and carries:
- a CDS encoding relaxase/mobilization nuclease domain-containing protein, with amino-acid sequence MIPSINPPGDRTIGLLAYLYGPGKREEHVDPHLVASFDGMAPDPGRDPGATLKALQRLLDQPVQALPEHARPAKHVWHTSVRTAPGDRMLSDEEWAEVARRIVAATGIDPGEGQPGCRWAAVRHADDHIHIVATLVCEDGTRPDDFRSGKRAQAEARLIEKELGLHQVAPGDGTAAQRPTSAERHKAERQGRERTAREELRETVRRAVAGATGDEEFFDRLAAAGLLVKKRVAPSGDLLGYKVALPDDRNKDGEPVYYPGARLAPDLSLPRIRERWSMDQPESPPPPGPMAPSAARRHAAAALSDAVLLVHNGEDAVAAAHISAAGEVLDALAKTSAAHTRHQLREAAWAFERATRSHIRAARGHDQALRQAARELVRGGPALGRGEDGATTAMAIDVLLFLITAAAHWHARKGHAQQAEAAHQAAEHLRSAYRVAAEQPLAVLHQRGRNLARPLLERQAAAVRAAMPQLAEQVLAEPGWPSLAATLADAEAAGHISAALLADAAGRRELGTAESVSDVLVWRVRRMTDLPADPHPEYLAVVGLKRDAAAPGPAEALGASTANAPVRRR
- a CDS encoding DUF2637 domain-containing protein, translating into MGITLIAAVGFVLSYDALRQMAVAAHISGPLTYLFPLVIDGFIALGVTALLILRTAPLRSRLYVWTLVTLATGTSIWANALHAIRLNEQARLHLNNATVGALSAIAPLALAGAVHLYLVINRHLAANKAMAAEPPTAKAPSGGPPPPAAKSAATAIPAKQRLAQPTATPEPKPPAAPASPATTATAPPPATATPPRKATPKPGGRKASASDAYLLELARQMRYETGTVRRTDLERTARAQGYTVDRARAQKAADTVLKEAATTKNLAATA
- a CDS encoding ATP-binding protein → MDQPHQHRRCLRRRPLTTTALTRAPQQPARITSRLGDILAQRGIAPDAAAQEPAPEPVTALEQAEARIPARFRHALADHPQVTAWADAIARAGRPGPGGAPGIAEGPSLRIVGPTGTGKTHQAYGAIRSLLAAGVRLRWEAVTAADLYARLRPRPGFDSERDLQSLMRCPLLLLDDLGAAKTSEWTEELTYRLINHRYEHLRPTLITSNLTTDTLRAALGDRVASRLAQMTERVTLEGDDRRRQKPVA
- a CDS encoding helix-turn-helix domain-containing protein, whose product is MPPRPLVIGPAGHAAAHAIERTRTARGYSQRQLAARVTALGRPMTFTALSRIERTVRRCDIDDLVAIAAALGIAPQALLAGALTPSWVAGAGEI
- a CDS encoding helix-turn-helix domain-containing protein, with translation MAPRLLSIPAVAAALDVDRRTVYRFIAAGELPVVDLRTGPTRSRVRVPAASLDDFINSRAVPSPARRR